The Skermanella rosea sequence GTGATCTCCACCCTGACATACCGCTGGTAACCCGCCTTGGACGGAAACCTCTACGAACTCCAGGGCGCCGCCTTCGGCGTGCCCGGCCGCGACCTGCTCCATCCGCTCGACCTGACCCTGGCCGGACGCCGCATCCACGGGCTGATCGGCCCCAACGGGTCGGGCAAGAGCACGCTGGTCAAGCTGCTGGCCGGGCAGCAGAAGCCCACCCGGGGCACCGTCCGGTTCGCCGGCCGGCCGGTCGGCGACTGGGCCGGGCGCGCCTTCGCCCGCAAGGTGGCCTACCTGCCCCAGTTCACCCCGGCCGCCGACGGCATGACCGTGCGCGAGTTGGTGGCGCTCGGCCGCTTCCCCTGGCACGGCGCGCTGGGCCGGGTCACGGCGGCGGACCGGGCGGCCGTGGAGGAGGCGATCGCGCGCACCGGCATGGCGGGCCTGGCCGGGCGGCTGGTCGATACCCTGTCCGGCGGCGAGCGGCAGCGCGCCTGGCTCGCCATGATGCTGGCCCAGGACACCGAATGCCTGCTGCTGGACGAGCCGACCTCCGCCCTCGACGTGGCGCACCAGGTCGAGGTGCTGGCCCTCGTGCGCCGGCTCAGCCTGGAACGGTCGCTGGGCGTCGTCGTCGTCCTGCACGACGTCAACATGGCGGCGCGCTATTGCGACGAGATCCTGGCACTCGGCGGCGGCCGGCTGGTCGCGCGCGGCTCGCCGGCGGAGATCATGCGGCCGGAGATGCTGGCGCGGATCTACGGCCTGCCCATGGGCGTGCTTCCCCACCCGGCGACCGGCCAGCCGATCGGCTACGTCCAATGAGAGGTAGCGCCGCCCTGTCCCGGCGGGCCTTCTGCGGGGCCGCCGCCCTGCTCGGCCTGCTGCCGTCCGACCTCGCCGCGGCGCCCGCACCGTCGCGCGTCGCCGCGGTGGACTGGGCCATGCTGGAGACGGTGCTGGCGCTCGGCCTCGTGCCGGTCGCCGGGACCGAACTGGCCCACTACGCTCGCTGGGTCGTGACGCCCCCAGTCCCGGCCCCCGTCGCCGACCTGGGCCTGCGCGGCGCGCCCAACCTGGAGCTGCTGCTGCGGACCGCCCCCGACCTGATCCTCAGCTCCCACTTCTACGCCGGCATCCGCCACCGCCTCGGCCGGATCGCGCCGGTGCGGGAATCCTCGATCAACGCCCCGAACGGCCGCCCCTATGCCCGCGCGCTGGCCGAAACCGCCGAGCTGGGCGCCTTGCTGGGCCGGGCCGACGCCGCCCGCGACTTGGTCGAAACGACAGAAGCGGCCATGGACGCCCACCGCCGCCTCCTGGCAGGAACCGACCGGCGCCCCGTCCTGGTGATGAATTTCGGCGACAGCCGCCATATCCGCACCTTCGGCGCCGACAGCCTGCTCGGCTCGGTGCTGGAACGGCTGGGCCTGCCCAACGCCTGGACCGACCGGACGCAGTACCGGGCCTCGGCCACCGTCGGCATCGAGCGGCTGGCGGAGATGCCGGACGCCGTCCTGGTCGTGGTCGAGCCGACGCCTCCCGGGGTCGAGCCGGTGCTGCACTCCAGCCCGCTGTGGCACGCGCTGCCCGGCGTGCGCGCCGGTTCCCTGGTCCGCCTGCCTGCCGTCAATTCCTTCGGCGCGCTGCCCGCCGCCACCCGCTTCGCGGATCTGCTGGTGCCGCGCCTGACCGGGGAGCCCGCCGATGGCTGACCTCGCCGCCCCCCGCCGCCACACGCCGGCAATGCCGCGCGGCCCGGCCCTGCTGGCCCTGGCGCTGGGCCTGACGGCCGCCGTCCTGGCGTTCCGGGAACTCCATCTCCTGCTCCCTGTGGCCCGCTGGCCCGGCGCGCTGCTGGCGCCGGACCTGACGGACATGGACCAGGTGCTGTTCCACTACAGCGCCCTGCCCCGCCTCGCGATGGCGCTGCTGTGCGGGGCGGCGCTCGGGCTGTCCGGCGCGCTGCTCCAGCGGGTGCTGCGCAACCCGATCGCGGAACCCTCGACGCTCGGCATCTCGACCGGCGCCCAGCTCGCCCTCGGCGCGGCGACGCTGCACGCCCCCGCCCTGATGGAAGCCTCGCGCGAGGCGGTGGCGCTGGCCGGCGCGGTGGCATCCATGCTGCTGGTCCTGGCGCTGTCGTGGCGCCAGGGCCTCCGCCCGGTCTCCGTCGTGCTGTCCGGCCTGGTGGTCGGCCTGACCTGCGCCGCCCTCGGCGGCACCCTGATCCTGCTGAACGGCGAGTACCTGATGTCGCTGTTCATCTGGGGCGGCGGCTCGCTCAGCCAGCAGGGCTGGGGCGACGCCCTGACACTGCTGCCCCGCCTGGCGGCCGCCGGCATCGCCGCGACCCTGCTGATGCGCCCGCTGGTCCTGCTGGGACTGGACGACGCGGCGGCCCGCAATCTCGGCGTGGCGCTCCACGCGACACGGCTCGGCGTCCTGCTGGTGGCGGTCTGGCTGGCCGCCTCCGTGGTGGCGCTGGTCGGAATCATCGGCTTCGTCGGCCTCGCGGCGCCGACCTTCGCCCGTCTCGCCGGCGCCCGGAACCCGCGGCAGGTGATGGTGTGGGCTCCCGTCATCGGCGCCCTGCTGCTGTGGCTGGCCGACGCCGCCACCCAGACCCTCGCCGGCGGTCAGGCCAGCCTGGTCCCGACCGGCGCCATGACCGCCATGCTGGGCGGGCCGCTGCTGCTCTGGATGCTGCCCCGGCTGCACGCGCTGGCCGGGCCGACCGACGCCGGGACCGCCTCGACCGGGATCGGGCGCACCGTCCCGCATCCCTGGCGGCTGGTCGCCGGGCTGGCCCTGGCGCTGCCGCTGCTGTGCTGGGCGGCGCTGGCGCTCGGAACCGGGCCGGACGGCTGGACCCTGGCGACCGGCGACCAGTTCGACCGGCTGCTGCCCTGGCGGGGTCCGCGCCTCGCGGCATCCGTCGCGGCCGGCGCGATGCTGGGGGCGGCGGGGACCATCCTCCAGCGCCTGACCGGCAACCCCATGGCGAGCCCGGAAGTGCTCGGCATCAGCTCCGGCGCCGGGCTCGGCCTCGCCGTGCTGATGCTGACCGCCGCCGCCCCGGGCCGGATGGAACAGCTCGGCGCCACCTCGGCCGGAGCGGCGGCGGCGCTGGGCGTCATGCTCCTGCTGGCCCGCCGCTCCTCCTTCGCGCCGGAACGGCTGCTGCTGGCCGGCGTGGCGCTGGCGTCGTTCTGCGGCGCGGTGCTGGCCGCCATCATGGCGAGCGGCGACATCCGGGCGTTCCAGCTGCTGGGCTGGATCACCGGATCGACCTACGGCACGGAAGCGCAGGACGCCCTCCTGGCCGGCGCCGCCGCCCTGGTCCTGCTGCTGGCGGTGCCGCCGACCGCCCGCTGGCTGGAGGTCCTGCCGCTGGGCGAGACCGCCGCCCGCGGCCTCGGGCTTCCGCTGGGCGGCAGCCGGCTGTACCTGATCGTGCTGGCGGCCCTGCTCAGCGCGGCGGCGACGCTGGTGGTCGGCCCGCTCAGCTTCATCGGGCTGATGGCGCCGCACCTCGCCCGCTTGGCCGGGCTGCGCCGGCCGCTGACCCACCTGGCGGGCGCCGTCCTGCTGGGCGCCCTCCTGATGGGTCTGTCGGACTGGCTGTCGCGGACGCTGGCGTTTCCCTACCAGCTTCCGGTCGGCCTGTTCGCGACGCTGGTCGGCGGCCCCTACCTGATGTGGCTGCTGGCCCGCCCCGCGGGCTCCGGCCGAGGTTGACGCGATGGAAACTCCCGTTCCCGCCCCCTTCGAGTTCCTGACCGGCCCGGCCGGCCGGTTCGGCGCCCGTCTGGTGCCGCCCTCGTCCGCCCCGGGCGCCATCCCGGCCGCGGCCCTGGTCGCCGTGGGCGGCCTGGACCTGGCGCTCGGAACCCTGCGGTCCCGCCATCCCGACGGGGAAGCGCGGGCCTTGCTCTCCCTCTGGTCGCGCCATTACTTCTACACCCTGATCCCCCCGGTGGTGCTGGGCGCGCTGCTGGCCGGCCGGACGCTCCCGCTCGACCTGTCCGAAACGGCGGTCCAGTTGAACGACGACGGCCTCCCCGCCGCGATCGTCCTGCCGCACGCGGGGACCGACGGCGACCCGGTCGCCGCGGCCGACATGCTTCGGGCGCTCGCCCGCGACCATCTGGAACCGCTGATCGACGGCCTCGCCGCCCAGGCCGCCGTCTCGCCGCGCGTGCTCTGGGCCAACGCCGCCGGCTACCTGCACTGGGTGGTCGAACTGCTCGCCGGCGAGGACCCGGCCTCCCCGGCGCTCGCCGAAGCCCATGCCCTGATCCACGCGGGCGCCTGGCCGGACGGCCGGCCCAATGCGCTGGACGAGCCGATGCGCTATACCGACGGACCGGACGGCCGGCAGGCCTGGCGCAAGGTCTGCTGCCTGCTGTACCGCGTCCCCGGCCGTGACCTGTGCCCCTACTGCCCCCTGGCGCTCCGGGCGAGCCGCCGCGAACACTGACCCGAAAGGACTCCCGCCCCATGGACCATGACACGACCGACTGGTTCGACGACGCCCATGGCATCCACGGCGTCGAAGCCCTGGCCGCCCGCTATCCGACGCCGCACGAGAAGGTCGTCGGCAAGCAGATCGACCGGATGGACGACCATTCCCGCACGCTGATCGCGGCATCCCCCTTCCTGGTGATGGCGACGGCCGGCGCTTCCGGCCTGGATTGCTCGCCGCGCGGCGGCAAGCCCGGTTTCGTCCAGGTCCACGACGACCACACGCTGCTGCTGGCGGACTGGCCGGGCAACAACCGGCTCGACAGCCTGCGCAACATCGTCCAGAACCCGGCGGTCGGGCTGGTCTTCCTGCTGCCGGGCATGGGCGAGGTGTTCCGGGTCAACGGCCGGGCGAGGCTGTCCGCCCATCCCGGCCTGCTCTCCCGCCTCGCGGAGGGTGGCAAGCAGCCCCGCTCCGCCATCGTCATCACCGTGACCGAAGCCTTCATCCACTGCCCGCGCGCCATCGCCGTCGCCGACCTGTGGAACCCGGAGAAACACGTGGACCTGTCGGCGCTGCCCAGCGCCCGCACCGTCTTCGAGGCCCACGTGGCCCTGTCGTCTGTCGCGCCGTCGTCCCGCAAGGTCCGGGCCTGAAATCCTCAGAACATCGCGGACTGGCCGTAGAACGGCTTCGCCTCCCCCTCCCGGATGTAGCCGTCGTAGAAGGACTTGACGTGCGGGAACACGGCGTTGCCGAGTTCCCGGCGGGCCACCTCGTCGGGCGTGCGCGGCCTGGAGAGGGTCTCGGCGATCTCCGCCAGCACCTGGTCGCGGTCGATGCGGGTGAAGCGGCCCTCGGCGTAGACCAGGTCGCCGTCGATATAGACCGCGTCGACCGCGTTGGTCTTGGCCCGCTGGATGACGGCGTCCAGCATCGGGATATCGGGGTCCTGGAACGGGTACGTCGCCGTCTTCCAGTTGATCAGCACAGCGTCGAAGAAGCGGCCGGGGTCCAGGCGGCCGATCTGCTCGCCGAAGGCGGTGGTGCGGGCGCCCGACTCGGTCGCCATCTTCAGCACCTGCGGGCAGGTCGGCACGTCGTCCTCCATCCCCGGCGTGCGGTGGACCCGCAGCGCCAACCGCATCTCCTGGAGCATGTCGCGGTCGTCGTTGATCCCGGCCTCGTCCAGGCCCATGCCGACGGTGATCCCCTTCTTCTCGAAGAAGTTCAATGGCGCGATGCCGGAGCGCAGGCGGAAATTGGACGAGCAGTTATGGCAGATGCAGGTGCCGGTGTCGGCGGCGATGTCGATCTCCTCCTCGTTCAGCCAGACGCCGTGGCCGAGCGTCATGCGCGGGCCGAGCAGGCCCAGGTCGTGTAGGTGGCGCACGGCGGTCTTGCCGGTGCGGCGCATCGCGTACTCCTTCTGGTACGCGGTCTCCAGCAGGTGCATGTGCATCGGCACGCCGGCGGCCTTCGACTTCTCGTTCAGCGCCAATAGCCCCTCGTCGGTGCACCAGTGCAGGTTGGCCGGCGCCAGCTGGATGCGGGTCAGGCGCTGGCCCTCGTTCTCGCGCGTCAGCTGGTCGAACAGGGTCAGGAAATCCTCGAACGGCAGGGCCTGCGACTTCAGATACTTCAGCAGGTCGGCGCCGAGCGGCCCCGGCAGGCGCTCGCAGAAGGCCTCGTCGGCCTCGTAGACCAGCCGGTTCTGCTCGCGCACGGCATAGCAGTAGGACGCGCGCATGCCGAGGTCGCGGTAGGCCCCCAGCACCTTCGAGGCGGCGCCGTGGACCGCGTCGTAGCCGCCCTGCATCCAGCCATGGATATGCTGCACGGTGGTGATTCCGGACGAGATCATCTCGAAAGCGGAATACAGCGTGTCGAGGTAGAGGTCGATCCGGCGGGCCGGCATCCGGCTGGCGAACCACAGCTCCAGCGCGTGGTCCGGCGAGCCGAGCTGGAGCGGCGTCAGGCCCACATGGTGGTGGCTGTTGACGAAGCCCGGCAGCATGACATGGTCCGGATAGCTGCGCACCGACGCCAGCGGGGCAAGTCGCTTCATCTCGTCGAGGGTTCCGGCGGCGGCGACGACGCCACCGCGCGACAGCACCGCGCCGTCCTCGATGACGACGGGGGTGTGGCGGTCCTGGATGCCGGTGACGACCCAGCGGGCCTGGACGATGAGGTCTCCCATGGGGGACTCCTTGGTGTTCATGATCGTTGGGGAATGAGGGTGCGGAGCCGGCGGGCGGTCGGGTTGCGTTCCGCGGCGAGCGAGAGGCGGGCGGGATCGATGTCGGCGAGCACGGCGGCTCCCGGACCGGAGACGACCGCGCCGTCCGGACCGACCGCGACCGTGTCGCCATCGTGGCGGACGCTGCGGCCGTTGATCGTTTCGATACCGGATCGGGCTGCCGAGACGGCATAGACCGCGTTGGCCCGGGCATGGGTGCGCAGTTCGGCCAGGAAGATGCCGTCGGGATCGTCGGGCGCCGGGCCCGCCACCAGCACCGCGACGATGTCGGCCCCCGCCGCGGCCGCCGCGCGCCAGCATTCGGGGAACCGGCGGTCGTAGCAGACCAGCGCCGCCAGCCGGATCGGCCCGACCCGGACGGTCCCGATCCTGGCCGGACCGGCATCGAAATGATCGGCCTCGCCGAACGGCTGGCCGGGAGCGGCGGGCGGCAGGTGGATCTTCAGCGCGATCGTTTCGGCGATACCTTCCGGCCGGGCGAGGACCGCCGCGTTGAGCGGCCTGCCCGGCCCGTCCGGCGACAGCGCCATGCCGAACAGGATCGGGACGCCCAGGCGGGACGCCACCCCAACCGCCCATGCCGCGGTCGGACCGTCCAGCGGTTCGGCGGGATGACCGAAGCGGCCGGGGTCCTCCGCCGCGGCATAGGGCACGGCGAACAGCTCCGGCAGGATCACCAGATCGGCGCCGGCCCCGGCGAGCGCCTCGGCGGCCCGCTCCGCCCCGGCGAGGGCGCAGCCTTCCCCGCCGCCGGCCGGCCCCGTCGAGGCCGCGCCGACTCGAAAGAATCTTTCCATGAAGGATCGGCCCCTACGCTTCCTGTTCGGCGAAGGCGCGGTCCACCTCGTCGGCCAGCAGCTCGGTGAAGAGGTCGCGATATTCGTGGTAGCGCGGGTCGCGGCTGGGCCTGGGGCGCGGCAGGTCGATCGGGACGATGGTCTTGACCTGGCCGGGACGCGCGGTGAAGACGACCACCCGGTCGGCGAGCGAGATCGCCTCGTCGATGGAGTGGGTGACCAGGATCACCGAGGCGCCACTGTCCCGCCAGATCTGGAGCAGGAAGTCCTGCATCTTCGACCGGGTCTGGACGTCGAGCGCCGCGAACGGCTCGTCCATCATCAGCACCTTGGGCCGCATCGCCAGCGCCCGCGCGCAGGCGGCGCGCTGGCGCATGCCGCCCGACAGTTCGTCCGGCTTCTTGTCCAGCATGTCGCCCAGGCCCACCGACCGCAGCATGTCGGCGGCGACCGCGCGCCGCTCCGTCACCGGGACGCCCCTCACCGACAGCCCGAAGGCGACGTTGTCGGCGATGGTCAGCCAGGGGAACAGCGAGGCATCCTGGAAGATCAGGCCGCGCTCGGCGGACGGCTGGGTCACCGGGATGCCG is a genomic window containing:
- a CDS encoding ATP-binding cassette domain-containing protein yields the protein MDGNLYELQGAAFGVPGRDLLHPLDLTLAGRRIHGLIGPNGSGKSTLVKLLAGQQKPTRGTVRFAGRPVGDWAGRAFARKVAYLPQFTPAADGMTVRELVALGRFPWHGALGRVTAADRAAVEEAIARTGMAGLAGRLVDTLSGGERQRAWLAMMLAQDTECLLLDEPTSALDVAHQVEVLALVRRLSLERSLGVVVVLHDVNMAARYCDEILALGGGRLVARGSPAEIMRPEMLARIYGLPMGVLPHPATGQPIGYVQ
- a CDS encoding ABC transporter substrate-binding protein produces the protein MRGSAALSRRAFCGAAALLGLLPSDLAAAPAPSRVAAVDWAMLETVLALGLVPVAGTELAHYARWVVTPPVPAPVADLGLRGAPNLELLLRTAPDLILSSHFYAGIRHRLGRIAPVRESSINAPNGRPYARALAETAELGALLGRADAARDLVETTEAAMDAHRRLLAGTDRRPVLVMNFGDSRHIRTFGADSLLGSVLERLGLPNAWTDRTQYRASATVGIERLAEMPDAVLVVVEPTPPGVEPVLHSSPLWHALPGVRAGSLVRLPAVNSFGALPAATRFADLLVPRLTGEPADG
- the fhuB gene encoding Fe(3+)-hydroxamate ABC transporter permease FhuB, whose protein sequence is MADLAAPRRHTPAMPRGPALLALALGLTAAVLAFRELHLLLPVARWPGALLAPDLTDMDQVLFHYSALPRLAMALLCGAALGLSGALLQRVLRNPIAEPSTLGISTGAQLALGAATLHAPALMEASREAVALAGAVASMLLVLALSWRQGLRPVSVVLSGLVVGLTCAALGGTLILLNGEYLMSLFIWGGGSLSQQGWGDALTLLPRLAAAGIAATLLMRPLVLLGLDDAAARNLGVALHATRLGVLLVAVWLAASVVALVGIIGFVGLAAPTFARLAGARNPRQVMVWAPVIGALLLWLADAATQTLAGGQASLVPTGAMTAMLGGPLLLWMLPRLHALAGPTDAGTASTGIGRTVPHPWRLVAGLALALPLLCWAALALGTGPDGWTLATGDQFDRLLPWRGPRLAASVAAGAMLGAAGTILQRLTGNPMASPEVLGISSGAGLGLAVLMLTAAAPGRMEQLGATSAGAAAALGVMLLLARRSSFAPERLLLAGVALASFCGAVLAAIMASGDIRAFQLLGWITGSTYGTEAQDALLAGAAALVLLLAVPPTARWLEVLPLGETAARGLGLPLGGSRLYLIVLAALLSAAATLVVGPLSFIGLMAPHLARLAGLRRPLTHLAGAVLLGALLMGLSDWLSRTLAFPYQLPVGLFATLVGGPYLMWLLARPAGSGRG
- the fhuF gene encoding siderophore-iron reductase FhuF — its product is METPVPAPFEFLTGPAGRFGARLVPPSSAPGAIPAAALVAVGGLDLALGTLRSRHPDGEARALLSLWSRHYFYTLIPPVVLGALLAGRTLPLDLSETAVQLNDDGLPAAIVLPHAGTDGDPVAAADMLRALARDHLEPLIDGLAAQAAVSPRVLWANAAGYLHWVVELLAGEDPASPALAEAHALIHAGAWPDGRPNALDEPMRYTDGPDGRQAWRKVCCLLYRVPGRDLCPYCPLALRASRREH
- a CDS encoding MSMEG_1061 family FMN-dependent PPOX-type flavoprotein, with product MDHDTTDWFDDAHGIHGVEALAARYPTPHEKVVGKQIDRMDDHSRTLIAASPFLVMATAGASGLDCSPRGGKPGFVQVHDDHTLLLADWPGNNRLDSLRNIVQNPAVGLVFLLPGMGEVFRVNGRARLSAHPGLLSRLAEGGKQPRSAIVITVTEAFIHCPRAIAVADLWNPEKHVDLSALPSARTVFEAHVALSSVAPSSRKVRA
- a CDS encoding amidohydrolase family protein gives rise to the protein MGDLIVQARWVVTGIQDRHTPVVIEDGAVLSRGGVVAAAGTLDEMKRLAPLASVRSYPDHVMLPGFVNSHHHVGLTPLQLGSPDHALELWFASRMPARRIDLYLDTLYSAFEMISSGITTVQHIHGWMQGGYDAVHGAASKVLGAYRDLGMRASYCYAVREQNRLVYEADEAFCERLPGPLGADLLKYLKSQALPFEDFLTLFDQLTRENEGQRLTRIQLAPANLHWCTDEGLLALNEKSKAAGVPMHMHLLETAYQKEYAMRRTGKTAVRHLHDLGLLGPRMTLGHGVWLNEEEIDIAADTGTCICHNCSSNFRLRSGIAPLNFFEKKGITVGMGLDEAGINDDRDMLQEMRLALRVHRTPGMEDDVPTCPQVLKMATESGARTTAFGEQIGRLDPGRFFDAVLINWKTATYPFQDPDIPMLDAVIQRAKTNAVDAVYIDGDLVYAEGRFTRIDRDQVLAEIAETLSRPRTPDEVARRELGNAVFPHVKSFYDGYIREGEAKPFYGQSAMF
- a CDS encoding carbon-nitrogen hydrolase family protein: MERFFRVGAASTGPAGGGEGCALAGAERAAEALAGAGADLVILPELFAVPYAAAEDPGRFGHPAEPLDGPTAAWAVGVASRLGVPILFGMALSPDGPGRPLNAAVLARPEGIAETIALKIHLPPAAPGQPFGEADHFDAGPARIGTVRVGPIRLAALVCYDRRFPECWRAAAAAGADIVAVLVAGPAPDDPDGIFLAELRTHARANAVYAVSAARSGIETINGRSVRHDGDTVAVGPDGAVVSGPGAAVLADIDPARLSLAAERNPTARRLRTLIPQRS
- a CDS encoding ABC transporter ATP-binding protein, which produces MTAANEPVHPAVSIRDVAKTWMPEGRPPVHALRNLSLDIMPGEFVVLLGPSGCGKSTLLYMIAGLEGASGGSIEQDGIPVTQPSAERGLIFQDASLFPWLTIADNVAFGLSVRGVPVTERRAVAADMLRSVGLGDMLDKKPDELSGGMRQRAACARALAMRPKVLMMDEPFAALDVQTRSKMQDFLLQIWRDSGASVILVTHSIDEAISLADRVVVFTARPGQVKTIVPIDLPRPRPSRDPRYHEYRDLFTELLADEVDRAFAEQEA